Proteins from one Mycobacterium sp. EPa45 genomic window:
- a CDS encoding DUF4185 domain-containing protein — protein MRTAAYIGGIGGFAVALGVGAAVTAGCGVASADSTDAGSSATHSSSARSAVGHAQRAKPKATAASRQRVAAATPKPPNSLVIKQTQAATTQVSAAAVVTSPVTTKVGWVTGPTTSTPSRFGIYGTDVGIMWDNGMTGDRRQVLMMFGDTFSGPSMSGNWRSNVLLRTTDPINRVFAPGSTTDPFAGSPLMSPGMSKQAIAGSARNLGFFGSQVTVIPTAAISVPYDNQYGARQYVNFMSVRSWDFGGAWTTNYSALAYSDDNGQNWTVAPQTIRAASWLRSSTPFVYGNQNFQQGAFVKPPTDSPDAGYVFSYGTPSGRFGSAYVSRVREADILDLTKYEYWDGDTWAANNPNAAVPILPARGNQYAGGFLGQLGLLFGGWVAGLFGVGGPNGHVSELSVQYNTYLNKYVAMYSDGVGSVVIRTADSPQGTWSDATTLVTSLQYPGLYAPMMDPWSTGQDVYWNLSQWGSYNVLLMKTTLGAAAIQA, from the coding sequence ATGCGTACAGCGGCGTATATCGGGGGAATCGGTGGATTCGCGGTGGCACTGGGTGTCGGCGCCGCGGTCACCGCGGGCTGTGGAGTGGCGTCGGCCGACTCGACGGACGCGGGATCGTCGGCGACGCACTCATCGTCAGCCCGCTCGGCCGTCGGTCACGCGCAGCGAGCAAAACCCAAGGCCACCGCCGCATCCCGGCAGCGCGTAGCGGCGGCGACTCCAAAGCCGCCGAACTCGTTGGTGATCAAGCAAACTCAAGCGGCGACGACGCAGGTGAGTGCGGCTGCGGTCGTCACGTCACCGGTCACGACCAAGGTCGGCTGGGTGACCGGACCCACCACCTCGACGCCGAGCCGATTCGGCATCTATGGCACCGACGTGGGCATCATGTGGGACAACGGCATGACCGGTGACCGGCGCCAGGTCCTGATGATGTTCGGCGACACGTTCAGCGGCCCGAGTATGTCGGGAAATTGGCGTTCCAACGTTCTGCTGCGCACCACCGATCCGATCAACCGCGTCTTCGCTCCAGGTTCGACCACCGACCCGTTCGCGGGGTCGCCGTTGATGTCACCGGGAATGTCCAAGCAGGCGATCGCCGGCAGCGCGCGCAACCTCGGCTTCTTCGGCTCACAGGTGACGGTCATCCCGACCGCGGCAATCTCAGTGCCTTACGACAACCAATACGGCGCAAGGCAATACGTGAACTTCATGTCGGTTCGATCTTGGGATTTCGGTGGTGCGTGGACCACCAACTACTCCGCGCTCGCCTACTCCGACGACAATGGCCAGAACTGGACCGTCGCGCCACAGACCATCCGGGCGGCCAGCTGGCTGCGCTCGTCCACTCCATTTGTCTACGGGAATCAGAACTTTCAGCAGGGTGCCTTCGTCAAACCGCCCACTGATTCGCCAGACGCGGGATACGTGTTCTCGTACGGCACACCCTCGGGCCGGTTCGGTTCGGCATACGTCTCGCGGGTCAGAGAAGCCGACATTCTCGATCTGACGAAATACGAGTACTGGGACGGTGATACCTGGGCGGCCAATAACCCGAACGCGGCGGTTCCCATCCTGCCCGCCCGCGGCAACCAGTACGCGGGCGGGTTCCTCGGGCAGCTGGGCCTGTTGTTCGGCGGCTGGGTGGCGGGGCTGTTCGGGGTGGGCGGACCCAACGGCCACGTCAGCGAGTTGTCGGTGCAGTACAACACCTATCTCAACAAGTATGTGGCGATGTACTCAGACGGTGTCGGCAGCGTGGTGATCCGTACCGCCGACTCCCCGCAGGGCACCTGGTCGGACGCCACCACGCTGGTGACGTCGCTGCAGTACCCAGGGCTGTACGCGCCGATGATGGATCCGTGGTCGACCGGCCAGGACGTCTACTGGAACTTGTCGCAGTGGGGCAGCTACAACGTGCTGCTGATGAAGACGACGTTGGGGGCGGCTGCGATTCAGGCGTGA
- a CDS encoding VOC family protein, giving the protein MTFPTLAHVAVTVRDLSVSVPWYRALIGSDPVLDEDTDAGFHHSVFLLENGTLFGLHQHTTAPSDQPFSEHNVGLDHVGFGVADRAELERWQARLEELGLAHGGIVDAHYGSGLSFRDPDGITLEFFAPPAHA; this is encoded by the coding sequence ATGACCTTTCCCACCCTCGCCCACGTCGCAGTCACGGTGCGTGACCTATCGGTCAGCGTGCCCTGGTACCGAGCGCTGATCGGTTCGGATCCAGTGCTCGACGAGGACACCGACGCCGGCTTCCACCACTCGGTGTTCCTGCTCGAGAACGGCACGCTGTTCGGGTTGCATCAGCACACCACCGCCCCGTCAGACCAGCCGTTCAGCGAGCACAATGTCGGGCTGGACCACGTCGGGTTCGGTGTCGCTGATCGCGCCGAGCTCGAACGCTGGCAGGCTCGGCTCGAAGAACTGGGGCTGGCGCATGGCGGAATTGTCGACGCGCACTACGGTTCCGGGCTGAGCTTCCGCGACCCCGACGGCATCACGCTGGAGTTCTTTGCACCGCCCGCTCACGCCTGA
- a CDS encoding TetR/AcrR family transcriptional regulator codes for MSDQTVPDALAELWREPAPTRRAGGLSRARIVASAIDMADRDGLGAVSMAKLAERLGCGTMSLYRHIANKEQLIAFMLSAAPGPPPATVAGADWRDALQTWASGLWDVYRTHPWVLAASAAGPPVDPGQLAWLDAGLATLQNTGMVESDKLAGVLAVLHFVRGAAALAIEAPTEGPDYPGLLRSVIDRDRFPALASALEAGAFDDDGDESYADAFRSGLSQLLDGLSLKL; via the coding sequence ATGTCCGACCAGACTGTGCCCGACGCACTTGCCGAGTTGTGGCGTGAGCCCGCTCCGACCCGGCGGGCCGGCGGGCTCAGCCGCGCGCGCATCGTCGCGTCAGCCATCGATATGGCCGACAGGGACGGCCTGGGTGCGGTCTCGATGGCGAAGCTCGCGGAGCGGCTGGGTTGCGGCACGATGTCGCTGTACCGGCATATCGCCAACAAGGAGCAGTTGATCGCCTTCATGCTGTCCGCGGCACCCGGACCGCCTCCGGCCACCGTTGCCGGCGCGGATTGGCGCGATGCCCTGCAAACCTGGGCCTCGGGTTTGTGGGATGTCTATCGCACGCATCCGTGGGTGCTCGCGGCGTCGGCTGCCGGGCCTCCAGTCGACCCGGGGCAGTTGGCGTGGCTCGACGCCGGTCTGGCCACACTGCAGAACACCGGGATGGTCGAAAGCGACAAGCTGGCCGGGGTTTTGGCGGTGTTGCATTTCGTGCGCGGCGCCGCGGCCCTGGCGATCGAAGCGCCCACCGAGGGCCCCGACTATCCCGGTCTGCTGCGCAGCGTCATAGACAGGGATCGGTTTCCCGCGCTGGCCTCCGCGCTCGAAGCGGGAGCCTTCGATGACGACGGCGACGAGAGCTATGCCGATGCGTTTCGCTCCGGGTTGAGCCAGCTACTCGACGGCCTGTCGCTGAAACTCTGA
- a CDS encoding DUF2306 domain-containing protein → MTYAKRSVALPTALAVVAVAFLAFSLPPYFTGHTRVPATFGLHYPLLVAHVMFAAVAMVTALVQIWPGLRTRRPALHRRCGRVYVAAAIPAAVCALIIGASTPFGPFLAGSNVVLATLWLSFTINGYLAARRRRFDDHRRHMALSATLALSIITNRIWTPALFIALHPLQHSIFDGNTGHYVWFIAGLGGWLGWTVPFVIVRRRLRAHPERPPIGGSTIRPAHHPLGGQTSDLTRRTIPLVPRSTRADHQPHT, encoded by the coding sequence ATGACATACGCAAAGCGGTCCGTTGCTCTGCCCACCGCGCTTGCCGTGGTTGCCGTGGCCTTCCTCGCCTTCTCCCTGCCGCCCTATTTCACCGGCCACACCCGGGTGCCGGCCACATTCGGGCTGCATTACCCGTTGCTGGTCGCCCACGTGATGTTCGCCGCCGTCGCGATGGTGACAGCCCTGGTGCAGATCTGGCCCGGCTTGCGCACCCGGCGGCCGGCCTTGCACCGCCGTTGCGGTCGCGTGTACGTGGCCGCCGCCATCCCTGCGGCGGTCTGCGCGCTCATCATCGGGGCGTCGACCCCGTTCGGACCGTTCCTCGCCGGGAGCAATGTCGTCCTGGCCACCCTGTGGCTGTCATTCACGATCAACGGCTACCTCGCCGCCCGGCGGCGTCGGTTCGACGACCACCGCCGGCACATGGCCCTCAGCGCCACCCTGGCGCTGTCCATCATCACCAACCGGATCTGGACTCCGGCCCTTTTTATTGCGCTACACCCGTTGCAGCACAGCATCTTTGACGGTAACACGGGGCACTACGTGTGGTTCATCGCCGGCCTGGGCGGATGGCTGGGCTGGACGGTCCCCTTCGTCATCGTTCGACGGCGGCTGCGCGCGCACCCCGAGCGTCCCCCGATCGGTGGATCCACAATTCGTCCCGCTCACCATCCACTCGGCGGACAGACGAGCGATCTGACCCGGCGCACGATTCCTCTCGTGCCTCGCTCAACCAGGGCGGACCACCAACCACATACCTGA